One Pseudomonas fluorescens genomic region harbors:
- a CDS encoding NAD(P)/FAD-dependent oxidoreductase, whose translation MTVPIAIIGTGIAGLSAAQALTETGHTVQLFDKSRGSGGRMSSKRSDAGSLDMGAQYFTARDRRFVTEVQRWQSQGWAAEWAPQLYTFQGGQLNMSPDEQTRWVGTPRMSAITRGLLDGLDVQFACRITEVFRGEEHWHLQDADGFTHGPFSHVVIATPAPQATALLAAAPKLAGAAAGVKMDPTWAVALAFETPLDTPIEGCFVQDSPLDWLARNRSKPGRETTLDTWVLHATSAWSRQHIDLPKEAVIEQLHGAFAELLHSAMPAPTFSLAHRWLYARPATGHEWGTLADADLGLYACGDWCLSGRVEGAWLSGQEAARRLHEHLQ comes from the coding sequence ATGACTGTACCTATCGCAATCATCGGCACCGGCATCGCCGGGCTCTCCGCCGCCCAGGCTCTGACAGAGACCGGGCATACCGTGCAACTGTTCGATAAAAGCCGCGGCAGCGGGGGACGCATGTCGAGCAAGCGCAGTGACGCTGGCTCGCTGGACATGGGCGCGCAATATTTCACCGCACGCGACCGGCGTTTCGTCACCGAGGTGCAGCGCTGGCAAAGCCAGGGTTGGGCCGCCGAATGGGCGCCGCAGCTGTATACCTTTCAGGGTGGGCAACTGAATATGTCCCCGGACGAGCAGACCCGCTGGGTCGGCACGCCACGCATGAGTGCGATCACTCGCGGGCTGCTCGATGGCCTGGACGTGCAATTCGCCTGCCGCATTACCGAGGTGTTTCGCGGTGAAGAGCACTGGCACCTGCAGGATGCCGACGGCTTCACTCACGGGCCGTTCAGCCACGTGGTGATTGCCACGCCAGCACCGCAAGCCACGGCATTGCTGGCCGCTGCTCCGAAACTCGCCGGTGCCGCCGCCGGAGTAAAAATGGACCCGACCTGGGCCGTCGCCCTCGCCTTCGAAACGCCACTGGATACGCCAATCGAAGGCTGCTTCGTCCAGGACAGCCCGCTTGATTGGCTCGCGCGCAACCGCAGCAAACCGGGGCGCGAAACCACCCTCGATACGTGGGTGTTGCACGCGACCAGTGCCTGGAGTCGGCAACATATCGATCTGCCCAAGGAAGCGGTGATCGAACAGCTGCACGGTGCGTTTGCCGAACTGCTGCACAGCGCCATGCCAGCGCCCACCTTCAGCCTCGCCCATCGCTGGCTCTACGCGCGCCCTGCCACCGGCCATGAATGGGGCACTTTGGCGGATGCCGACCTGGGCTTGTATGCCTGCGGCGACTGGTGCCTGTCGGGTCGCGTCGAAGGCGCCTGGCTCAGCGGTCAGGAGGCTGCACGTCGCTTGCACGAACACCTGCAATGA
- a CDS encoding TIGR02450 family Trp-rich protein, whose amino-acid sequence MNRINPRKLLLSKWTAAQPLNREKHFLVTELFRDEEGTVLQVELQAVLTKRAERIDWQALQNSTHWKIGWLM is encoded by the coding sequence ATGAATCGCATCAACCCGCGCAAATTGCTGCTGTCGAAATGGACAGCAGCGCAGCCGCTGAACCGCGAAAAGCACTTTTTGGTCACCGAACTGTTCCGCGACGAGGAAGGCACGGTGCTGCAAGTCGAATTGCAGGCGGTGCTGACCAAACGTGCCGAGCGCATCGATTGGCAAGCGCTACAGAACAGTACTCACTGGAAAATCGGTTGGCTCATGTAG
- a CDS encoding YbgA family protein encodes MSVLPAAKPKIAISACLLGAEVRFNGGHKESRLCSQTLAEYFDFVPVCPEVAIGMGIPREPIRLVGDPQQPEAVGSVNPATNVTRPLAEYGEKMAGELQDLSGYIFMQQSPSCGLERVKVYHANGAPVNGGGRGIYAQAFCAQHPDLPVEEAGRLNDPVLRENFITRVLAYSAWQQVLAQGLSRRALTEFHSRYKYLLMAHNPPQYKALGKLLGNMADSDPVELGPRYFSQLMAALRKCATRGTHCNVLLHLSGYLKQSLSAEDKQEMIHVISQYRQGIVPLVVPLTLLKHHFRQHPDPYIAQQVYLQPHPENLSLRNAI; translated from the coding sequence ATGTCTGTGCTTCCTGCTGCCAAACCAAAAATCGCCATCAGCGCCTGCTTGCTGGGCGCCGAGGTGCGCTTCAATGGCGGGCACAAGGAATCGCGCCTGTGCAGCCAGACCCTCGCCGAATATTTCGACTTTGTGCCGGTGTGTCCCGAAGTTGCCATCGGCATGGGCATCCCCCGTGAGCCGATTCGTCTGGTTGGCGATCCGCAGCAACCGGAGGCCGTCGGCAGCGTCAATCCGGCCACCAACGTCACTCGCCCGCTGGCCGAGTACGGCGAAAAAATGGCCGGCGAGCTGCAAGACCTCAGCGGTTACATTTTCATGCAACAGTCGCCGTCCTGCGGGCTGGAACGGGTCAAGGTCTATCACGCCAACGGCGCACCGGTGAACGGCGGCGGACGCGGCATCTACGCGCAGGCCTTTTGTGCGCAACATCCGGATCTGCCCGTTGAGGAAGCCGGCCGCCTGAACGATCCGGTACTGCGCGAAAACTTCATTACCCGCGTCCTCGCCTACAGCGCCTGGCAGCAAGTGCTCGCGCAAGGCTTGAGCCGGCGCGCGTTGACCGAGTTCCACTCGCGCTACAAATACCTGCTGATGGCGCACAACCCGCCGCAATACAAGGCGCTGGGCAAGCTGCTCGGCAATATGGCTGACAGCGATCCCGTCGAACTCGGCCCGCGCTATTTCAGCCAACTGATGGCTGCCCTGAGAAAATGCGCGACGCGCGGCACTCACTGCAACGTGCTGCTGCATCTCAGCGGATATTTGAAACAATCCCTGAGCGCCGAAGACAAACAGGAAATGATCCACGTCATCAGCCAATACCGGCAAGGCATCGTGCCGCTGGTGGTGCCGTTGACGCTGCTCAAGCATCACTTTCGCCAACATCCCGATCCGTACATTGCGCAACAGGTTTACCTGCAGCCGCATCCGGAAAACCTCAGTCTGCGAAATGCCATCTGA
- a CDS encoding MerR family transcriptional regulator produces MNDKTDSSAQEDLGADFKKALDEGWLPIREVARQTGVNAITLRAWERRYGLIVPQRTPKGHRLYSAEHVQRILTILTWLNRGVAVSQVKPLLDTPQAFSETVENDWQRLRQTLLPAVTELNERNLDDSVNQAMALYPPRTLCEQLLMPLLADLEQRWQGQFGAQMERVFFFSWLRSKFGARIYHNNRQLHAAPLLLINHSDLPLEPHLWLCAWLVSSADCPVQVFDWPLPAGELALTVEHLQARGVLLYSSKAMNLAQLPKLLNAVNCTKMIVGPTVCIHHAELSARTSEIADLYLAEDALSAHQALIQRGLI; encoded by the coding sequence ATGAACGACAAAACCGACAGTAGCGCTCAGGAAGACCTCGGCGCCGACTTTAAAAAAGCCCTCGACGAAGGCTGGCTGCCGATCCGCGAAGTGGCGCGGCAGACCGGTGTCAACGCGATCACCCTGCGCGCATGGGAGCGTCGTTACGGGTTGATCGTGCCGCAACGCACACCCAAGGGACATCGGCTGTATTCAGCCGAGCACGTGCAACGGATTCTGACCATCCTCACTTGGCTCAACCGTGGCGTCGCGGTCAGCCAGGTCAAGCCGTTGCTCGACACCCCGCAAGCCTTCAGCGAAACGGTGGAAAACGATTGGCAGCGTTTGCGCCAGACCCTGCTCCCCGCCGTTACCGAACTCAACGAACGCAACCTCGACGACAGCGTCAACCAAGCCATGGCGCTGTACCCGCCGCGCACCTTGTGCGAGCAATTGCTCATGCCGCTGCTGGCCGATCTCGAACAGCGCTGGCAGGGCCAGTTTGGCGCGCAGATGGAGCGGGTGTTCTTTTTTTCCTGGTTACGCAGCAAATTCGGCGCGCGCATCTACCATAACAATCGTCAGTTGCACGCCGCGCCGTTATTGCTGATCAACCATTCAGACCTGCCATTGGAACCTCATCTGTGGCTTTGCGCGTGGCTGGTCAGCAGCGCCGATTGTCCGGTGCAGGTGTTTGACTGGCCGCTTCCGGCCGGTGAACTGGCACTGACCGTCGAACATCTGCAGGCACGTGGCGTACTGCTGTATTCCAGCAAAGCCATGAACCTGGCGCAGTTGCCCAAGCTGTTGAACGCGGTCAACTGTACAAAAATGATTGTCGGGCCAACCGTGTGCATCCACCACGCCGAGCTGTCCGCCAGAACTTCCGAAATTGCCGATTTGTACCTAGCTGAAGACGCGCTTTCAGCGCACCAGGCACTCATTCAGCGCGGGCTGATTTAA
- the phrB gene encoding deoxyribodipyrimidine photo-lyase, giving the protein MQLIWLRSDLRQHDNTALAAAAARGPTVAVYLLSPQQWLEHDDAPCKVDFWLRNLEQLSQSLGELNIPLLIRTATHWDHAPAELRKLCRQLKIEALHVNEEYGVHESRRDAAVAETLQADGIEFHSYLDQLFFKPGTVLTKTNTYFKVFSQFRKVCYERLHRSMPALVKAPARQAKTDVTSDPIPTAVKGFATPSQSLRALWPAGETEARRRLDTFTDAQIEYYESERDFPAKPGTSQLSAYLAAGVISPRQCLHAALQSNQGEFESGKAGAVTWINELLWREFYKHILVGYPRVSRHRAFRPETEALAWRDAPQDLAAWQEARTGLPIIDAAMRQLLETGWMHNRLRMVVAMFLTKNLLIDWREGERFFMRHLIDGDLAANNGGWQWSSSTGTDSAPYFRIFNPLSQSEKFDSEGLFIRHWLPELAGLNKKQIHNPANLGGLFGVADYPSPIVNLSTSRERALAAFKNLPSRLSSGVEDE; this is encoded by the coding sequence ATGCAACTGATCTGGCTGCGCAGCGACTTGCGCCAACACGACAACACCGCCCTCGCGGCCGCCGCAGCACGCGGGCCGACCGTGGCCGTGTATCTGTTGAGCCCGCAGCAGTGGCTGGAACACGACGACGCGCCGTGCAAAGTCGACTTCTGGCTGCGCAACCTTGAGCAATTGAGCCAAAGTCTGGGCGAGCTGAACATCCCGTTGTTGATCCGTACTGCAACGCATTGGGATCACGCCCCGGCAGAGCTGCGCAAGCTGTGCCGACAACTGAAGATCGAAGCGCTTCACGTCAACGAAGAATACGGCGTTCACGAAAGCCGTCGTGATGCGGCGGTGGCAGAAACCCTGCAAGCCGATGGGATTGAATTTCACAGCTATCTCGATCAATTGTTTTTCAAACCCGGCACCGTGCTGACCAAAACCAACACTTACTTCAAAGTGTTCAGCCAGTTTCGCAAGGTCTGCTACGAACGCCTGCACCGCTCGATGCCTGCGCTCGTGAAGGCGCCCGCCCGACAGGCGAAAACCGATGTAACCAGCGACCCGATTCCCACCGCAGTAAAAGGCTTCGCCACACCGAGCCAATCGCTGCGGGCACTGTGGCCGGCCGGTGAAACAGAAGCCCGCCGCCGACTAGACACCTTCACCGACGCGCAAATCGAATACTACGAAAGTGAACGCGACTTCCCCGCCAAACCCGGCACCAGTCAGCTGTCCGCCTACCTCGCCGCCGGCGTGATCTCGCCGCGCCAATGCCTGCACGCGGCGTTGCAGAGCAATCAGGGTGAATTCGAAAGCGGCAAGGCCGGCGCGGTTACCTGGATCAACGAATTGCTCTGGCGCGAGTTCTACAAACATATTCTGGTCGGCTATCCGCGCGTTTCGCGCCATCGCGCCTTTCGTCCCGAAACCGAGGCGCTGGCCTGGCGGGATGCGCCGCAGGATCTCGCCGCATGGCAAGAGGCGCGCACCGGTTTGCCGATCATCGATGCGGCCATGCGCCAGTTGCTGGAAACGGGCTGGATGCACAATCGCCTGCGCATGGTAGTGGCGATGTTCCTGACCAAGAATCTGCTGATCGACTGGCGCGAAGGCGAACGCTTTTTCATGCGGCATCTGATCGACGGCGACCTGGCGGCGAACAACGGTGGCTGGCAATGGAGTTCTTCCACCGGCACCGACTCGGCGCCGTATTTCCGCATCTTCAACCCGCTGAGCCAGTCGGAAAAATTCGACAGCGAAGGCCTGTTCATCCGGCACTGGCTGCCGGAGCTGGCGGGCCTGAACAAAAAGCAAATCCACAACCCGGCCAACCTTGGCGGACTGTTTGGCGTCGCCGATTATCCGTCGCCCATCGTCAACCTCAGCACCTCGCGCGAGCGCGCATTGGCCGCGTTCAAAAACCTGCCGTCGCGCCTGTCTTCGGGGGTTGAAGATGAGTGA
- a CDS encoding nuclear transport factor 2 family protein, protein MSEFLRRFARQFSELNKDNLHRLGELYSNDIHFTDPLHDVQGLKQLQDYFAELYANVSELRFDFHGFDQTGDSEGYLRWVMSYRHPRLAGGEVIRVNGCSHLLWRDKVYRHRDYFDAGALLYEHLPVLGRVIAWLKRRMG, encoded by the coding sequence ATGAGTGAATTCCTGCGCCGCTTCGCCCGCCAGTTTTCCGAGTTGAACAAAGACAACCTGCATCGCTTGGGCGAGCTGTACAGCAATGACATTCATTTCACCGATCCGCTGCACGATGTGCAGGGGCTCAAGCAACTGCAGGATTACTTCGCTGAGCTGTACGCCAACGTCAGCGAATTGCGATTCGATTTTCATGGCTTCGATCAGACAGGCGATAGCGAAGGCTATCTGCGATGGGTCATGAGCTACCGCCATCCGCGTCTGGCCGGTGGCGAAGTGATTCGCGTCAACGGCTGTTCGCACCTGCTCTGGCGCGACAAGGTTTATCGCCACCGGGACTATTTCGATGCCGGGGCGCTGCTGTATGAGCATTTACCCGTATTGGGCCGGGTGATCGCCTGGCTAAAAAGGAGAATGGGATGA
- a CDS encoding SDR family NAD(P)-dependent oxidoreductase codes for MSRTPPRRYWLTGASSGIGAALAEEILKTGAHLAVSSRSVAPLKVLSQRYPGQVLVVPGDLTDSQTVREIGEQITEDWGSLDSVILNAGTCEYVDAKQFDASIIEHVVRTNLLASSYCIEAALPLLRKGTAPHLVGVASSVTYLPLPRAEAYGASKAGLRYLFESLRIDLADEGIEVTVVSPGFVDTPLTAKNDFPMPLSWPVDKAARHIFAKLKDRPLEIAFPALFMAALWPLSKLPSRLQLAIGKRMVRKPPPLRDPA; via the coding sequence ATGAGTCGTACACCTCCACGGCGCTATTGGTTGACCGGCGCCAGCAGTGGCATCGGCGCGGCGCTGGCTGAAGAGATTCTCAAAACCGGCGCGCATCTGGCGGTCAGCTCGCGCTCGGTCGCGCCGCTCAAGGTCTTGTCGCAACGTTATCCCGGGCAGGTTCTGGTGGTGCCGGGGGATTTGACCGACAGCCAGACCGTCCGCGAAATCGGTGAACAGATTACCGAGGACTGGGGCTCGCTGGACTCGGTGATTCTCAACGCCGGCACCTGTGAATATGTCGATGCCAAGCAGTTCGACGCCTCGATCATCGAACACGTGGTGCGGACCAATCTGCTCGCCAGCAGCTATTGCATCGAAGCCGCCCTGCCACTGTTGCGCAAAGGCACCGCACCGCACCTGGTCGGTGTCGCCAGCTCGGTCACGTATTTGCCACTGCCGCGGGCCGAAGCTTACGGCGCATCAAAGGCGGGGTTGCGGTATCTGTTCGAATCGCTGCGCATCGATCTGGCCGACGAAGGCATTGAAGTCACCGTGGTCAGCCCGGGTTTTGTCGACACGCCGCTGACTGCCAAGAACGATTTCCCGATGCCGCTCAGTTGGCCGGTGGACAAAGCGGCGCGGCATATTTTCGCCAAGCTCAAGGATCGCCCCTTGGAGATCGCGTTTCCGGCACTGTTCATGGCGGCCCTGTGGCCGTTGTCGAAGCTGCCGTCCAGGCTGCAACTGGCCATCGGCAAGCGCATGGTGCGCAAGCCACCACCGCTGCGGGATCCAGCATGA
- a CDS encoding NAD(P)/FAD-dependent oxidoreductase, with protein sequence MKIAIVGSGIAGLTCAYLLNRRHDVHVFEASDWVGGHTHTVPVTVDGRTYAVDTGFIVFNDWTYPNFIRLLGQLGVPFKATEMSFSVTDPDTGVEYNGNNLNSLFAQRSNLFSPGFWGMLRDILRFNKEAQRDLAELRIPSDMTLDDYLKAGNYGERFILHYIVPMGAAIWSMPMAEMLNFPLQFFVRFFKNHGLLSVSDRPQWQVIEGGSSAYIAPLTASFKDKIRVNCPVTQVERDEHGVVIHSPSGSERFDKVIFACHSDQALQLLARPSEAERAILGALPYADNEVVLHTDTRLLPSRKLAWASWNYRLNGAGHTHAAVTYDMNILQGIESDTTFCVSLNQSAGISPTKVLAKYTYAHPQYSLTAVAAQNRWAELDGAHHTHYCGAYWANGFHEDGVVSALRVASVFGETL encoded by the coding sequence ATGAAAATCGCCATTGTCGGCAGCGGGATCGCTGGATTGACCTGCGCCTACCTGCTCAATCGTCGCCATGACGTACACGTGTTCGAGGCCAGCGACTGGGTCGGTGGCCACACGCACACTGTGCCAGTGACGGTCGACGGTCGCACTTACGCGGTGGACACCGGGTTCATCGTCTTCAACGACTGGACCTACCCGAACTTCATTCGCCTGCTCGGTCAGCTCGGCGTGCCGTTCAAAGCGACCGAAATGAGCTTTTCGGTGACGGACCCGGACACCGGCGTGGAATACAACGGCAACAACCTCAACAGCCTGTTCGCCCAGCGCAGCAATCTGTTTTCGCCGGGGTTCTGGGGCATGCTGCGGGACATTTTGCGCTTCAACAAAGAAGCCCAGCGCGACCTCGCCGAGCTGCGCATTCCCAGCGACATGACCCTTGATGATTATCTGAAGGCAGGCAATTACGGCGAGCGCTTCATCCTGCACTACATCGTGCCGATGGGCGCGGCGATCTGGTCGATGCCGATGGCCGAAATGCTCAACTTTCCGTTGCAGTTTTTCGTGCGGTTTTTCAAGAACCACGGGCTGCTGTCGGTGAGCGACCGCCCGCAATGGCAAGTCATCGAAGGCGGCTCAAGCGCCTACATTGCGCCGCTGACGGCATCGTTCAAGGACAAGATCCGCGTTAATTGCCCGGTGACGCAGGTCGAGCGTGATGAGCACGGCGTGGTTATCCACAGCCCGTCCGGCAGCGAACGTTTCGATAAAGTGATATTCGCCTGTCACAGCGATCAAGCTCTGCAATTGCTTGCCCGCCCGAGCGAGGCCGAGCGCGCGATTCTCGGCGCCCTGCCCTACGCCGACAACGAAGTCGTGCTGCACACCGACACGCGGCTGCTGCCCTCGCGCAAACTGGCGTGGGCAAGCTGGAACTATCGCCTCAACGGTGCCGGGCATACCCACGCCGCCGTGACCTACGACATGAACATTCTGCAAGGCATCGAGAGCGACACAACGTTCTGCGTGAGCCTCAATCAAAGCGCCGGCATCAGCCCGACCAAAGTCCTCGCGAAATACACTTACGCGCACCCGCAATACAGCCTCACGGCGGTGGCAGCGCAGAATCGCTGGGCAGAACTCGACGGCGCGCATCACACCCATTATTGCGGCGCCTATTGGGCCAACGGTTTCCATGAAGACGGCGTGGTCAGCGCTCTGCGCGTGGCCTCGGTGTTCGGGGAAACGTTATGA
- a CDS encoding DUF1365 domain-containing protein encodes MNSALYSGWIGHRRFSPRQHAFRYKIGLLYLDLSEQDAVLALSPLAGRGRCAPFSFRETDYLKAFTGRGMRLIDAVRQQVGTAIGHEPQGSICLLTQARSWGLSFNPVSFFYCHEADGQLAAIVCEVTNTPWGERYHYVLPARAPSDLQDFHQHFAVAKAFHVSPFLPRDLEYRMSFSPAAQNIGVHMADWQGEHKLFDATLNLQRETLDRRSLHRYLRRFPWMTAKTALAIYWQALRLLLKRAPIFSHQAADGSFRTATVPPKERRHEIL; translated from the coding sequence ATGAACAGCGCCCTGTATAGCGGCTGGATTGGCCATCGGCGTTTTTCGCCGCGCCAACATGCGTTCCGCTACAAGATCGGTTTGCTCTACCTCGATCTGAGCGAGCAGGACGCCGTGCTGGCCCTGTCGCCGCTGGCCGGGCGCGGGCGCTGTGCACCCTTTTCGTTTCGCGAGACCGATTATCTCAAGGCCTTTACCGGTCGCGGCATGCGCCTGATCGATGCGGTGCGTCAGCAGGTCGGCACCGCCATCGGCCATGAACCGCAAGGCTCGATCTGCCTGCTGACCCAGGCACGGAGTTGGGGCCTGTCATTCAACCCGGTGAGTTTCTTTTATTGCCACGAAGCGGACGGGCAACTGGCGGCGATTGTTTGCGAAGTTACCAACACGCCGTGGGGCGAGCGTTATCACTACGTGTTGCCGGCGCGGGCGCCCAGCGATCTGCAGGATTTTCATCAGCATTTCGCGGTGGCCAAGGCTTTTCACGTTTCGCCCTTTCTGCCGCGCGACCTCGAATACCGCATGAGCTTCAGCCCCGCCGCGCAGAACATCGGCGTGCACATGGCGGACTGGCAGGGCGAGCACAAGCTGTTCGACGCGACCCTCAATCTGCAACGCGAAACCCTTGATCGGCGCAGCCTGCACCGCTACTTGCGGCGCTTCCCGTGGATGACCGCGAAAACCGCGCTGGCGATTTATTGGCAGGCGCTGCGGCTGCTTCTCAAACGCGCACCGATCTTTTCTCATCAGGCTGCCGATGGCAGCTTTCGTACCGCCACTGTGCCTCCCAAGGAGCGCCGTCATGAAATCCTCTAG
- a CDS encoding SAM-dependent methyltransferase yields MKSSSLSVSRLSTNGLTGSLLRRGVLRQLAQLKHGHLLVVEDGEQMVFGTPGSAVLGEIHVLDAALWGMVAGNGSIGAGEAFIHGYWSSPDLTAVVRVFVSNLEVLDAMEGGLARLGRPLVQGLHWLNRNTRKGSQKNIAAHYDLGNDLFEQFLDPSMMYSAAQFLTPEDSLEQAQLNKLERICQKLALKPDDHLLEIGTGWGSMALYAAQNYGCRVTTTTLSKEQYAFTAKRIEQLGLQEQVTLLLKDYRDLTGEYDKLVSIEMIEAVGHRFLPTYFTQCAKLLKSNGLMLIQAITIREQRYEQAKRSVDFIQRYIFPGGALPSVQKMLEVVSRDTDMNLLHMEDFGLHYARTLRLWHENFRRAHGRLTELGYDDYFLRLWEFYLCYCEGGFLERTIGTAQLLLAKPAAITAPLLGRFDA; encoded by the coding sequence ATGAAATCCTCTAGCCTGTCGGTCAGTCGGCTCAGCACCAACGGTTTGACCGGTTCGCTGTTGCGTCGCGGCGTTCTGCGCCAGTTGGCCCAACTCAAACACGGGCATCTGTTGGTGGTCGAGGATGGCGAACAAATGGTGTTCGGCACGCCGGGCAGTGCAGTGTTGGGGGAAATCCATGTGCTCGACGCCGCCCTTTGGGGCATGGTTGCCGGCAACGGCTCGATCGGCGCCGGCGAAGCGTTCATCCACGGCTACTGGAGTTCGCCGGACCTGACCGCGGTGGTGCGCGTGTTCGTCAGCAATCTTGAGGTGCTCGATGCGATGGAGGGCGGGCTGGCGCGCCTCGGTCGGCCATTGGTGCAAGGGCTGCACTGGCTCAACCGCAACACACGCAAAGGCTCGCAAAAAAATATCGCGGCGCACTATGACCTCGGCAACGATCTGTTCGAACAGTTTCTCGACCCGAGCATGATGTATTCGGCGGCGCAGTTTCTAACGCCCGAAGACAGCCTCGAACAGGCGCAATTGAACAAACTGGAGCGGATCTGCCAGAAACTGGCGCTCAAGCCCGACGATCATTTACTGGAAATCGGCACTGGCTGGGGCAGCATGGCGCTTTACGCGGCGCAGAACTATGGGTGCCGCGTGACCACTACGACGCTGTCCAAAGAACAGTACGCCTTCACCGCAAAGCGCATTGAGCAGCTCGGTTTGCAGGAGCAAGTGACGCTGTTGCTGAAGGACTACCGCGACCTCACCGGCGAATACGACAAACTGGTTTCGATCGAGATGATCGAGGCGGTCGGCCATCGCTTTCTGCCGACCTATTTCACCCAGTGCGCGAAGCTGCTCAAAAGCAACGGCCTGATGCTGATCCAGGCGATCACCATCCGCGAGCAGCGCTACGAGCAGGCCAAGCGCAGCGTTGACTTCATTCAGCGTTACATTTTCCCCGGCGGCGCCCTGCCAAGCGTGCAGAAGATGCTTGAAGTGGTCAGCCGCGACACCGACATGAACCTGCTGCACATGGAAGATTTCGGCCTGCACTACGCGCGCACGCTGCGTTTGTGGCACGAGAACTTCCGCCGCGCCCACGGGCGTTTGACCGAGCTGGGCTACGACGATTACTTCCTGCGGTTGTGGGAGTTTTACCTGTGCTACTGCGAGGGCGGTTTCCTGGAGCGCACCATCGGCACCGCGCAATTGCTGCTGGCCAAACCGGCCGCGATCACCGCGCCATTGCTCGGGCGTTTTGATGCATAA
- a CDS encoding DUF2878 domain-containing protein, whose product MHKRLGRNALNAVLFQIGWFTCVLGGDSLWLLLALAILVIHLCWISSWAAEGRLLLSVVIVGTAVDSVLRGVGVFLFADQSPLIPLWLMLLWALLATTLCHCLQWSARPWWLASVLGAVGGALSYYGGGRLAGVEFPYGELPTLIGIGLLWALLFPLLHLMARRLAA is encoded by the coding sequence ATGCATAAGCGTCTGGGCCGTAACGCGCTTAATGCTGTGCTGTTTCAGATCGGCTGGTTCACCTGCGTTCTCGGCGGTGACAGTTTGTGGTTGCTGCTGGCCTTGGCGATCCTGGTGATTCATTTGTGCTGGATCAGCAGTTGGGCGGCTGAAGGACGTTTGCTCTTGAGCGTGGTGATCGTCGGCACCGCGGTGGACAGCGTGTTGCGCGGGGTCGGCGTGTTCTTGTTTGCGGATCAGTCACCCCTGATTCCGCTGTGGTTGATGTTGCTATGGGCGTTGCTCGCGACGACTTTGTGTCACTGCCTGCAATGGAGCGCGCGGCCATGGTGGCTGGCCAGCGTGCTGGGCGCGGTGGGCGGCGCGTTGTCGTATTACGGCGGCGGACGTCTGGCCGGGGTGGAATTTCCTTATGGAGAATTACCCACGTTGATCGGCATCGGCCTGCTCTGGGCGCTGTTGTTTCCTCTGCTGCACCTGATGGCGCGACGGCTTGCTGCCTGA
- a CDS encoding YkgJ family cysteine cluster protein gives MKTIPHQQITEPAVTCSTCAACCCQLEVMLITDTGVPDRFIDTDEWGGEVMLRLDDGWCAALDRDSMMCTIYEKRPLICREFEMGAPECIEERKGITTAYR, from the coding sequence ATGAAAACCATTCCCCATCAGCAAATTACCGAGCCTGCGGTCACCTGCTCGACCTGCGCTGCATGCTGCTGTCAGCTCGAAGTCATGCTGATCACCGACACTGGCGTGCCGGATCGCTTTATCGATACCGATGAATGGGGCGGCGAAGTGATGTTGCGCCTGGACGACGGCTGGTGCGCCGCGTTGGATCGCGACAGCATGATGTGCACGATCTACGAAAAACGTCCGTTGATCTGCCGTGAGTTTGAAATGGGTGCGCCGGAGTGCATCGAAGAGCGCAAAGGGATCACCACGGCCTACCGCTGA
- a CDS encoding acyloxyacyl hydrolase: protein MKRLFCLAAIAAALMGQSITAQAAGVEFAVGATSDSTMTYRLGMNFDWDKSWLQSDVGRLTGYWSGAYTYWEGDKTSSNNSLSFSPVFVYEFAGESVKPYIEAGIGVAAFSNTEYESNNIGGSFQFEDRLGFGLRFNGGHEVGIRATHYSNAGLSSDNDGVESYALHYTMPL, encoded by the coding sequence GTGAAGCGACTATTCTGCTTGGCCGCGATTGCGGCCGCACTGATGGGGCAAAGTATTACCGCACAAGCCGCTGGTGTTGAATTCGCCGTCGGCGCTACCAGCGATTCCACCATGACGTATCGTCTGGGCATGAATTTCGATTGGGACAAGAGCTGGCTGCAGAGCGACGTCGGTCGCCTGACCGGTTACTGGAGCGGCGCCTATACCTATTGGGAAGGTGACAAGACTTCCAGCAACAACAGCTTGTCGTTCTCGCCAGTGTTCGTTTACGAATTTGCCGGCGAATCGGTCAAACCGTATATCGAAGCGGGTATCGGTGTCGCCGCGTTCTCCAATACCGAATACGAATCCAACAACATCGGCGGTTCGTTCCAGTTCGAAGACCGTCTGGGTTTCGGTCTGCGTTTCAATGGCGGGCATGAAGTCGGGATCCGTGCAACGCACTACTCCAACGCCGGCCTGTCCAGCGATAACGATGGTGTAGAAAGCTACGCGCTGCATTACACGATGCCGCTGTAA